One window of Quercus robur chromosome 5, dhQueRobu3.1, whole genome shotgun sequence genomic DNA carries:
- the LOC126724949 gene encoding uncharacterized protein LOC126724949 isoform X8, whose protein sequence is MLIPEFEGMSTEFKVYIFSSDTSKWSESLVSCPEGFELASFAFPAVPYNGLLFWCSEDGSLFGFDPYNSGCYRFIQKPLELDTSFDNGRLGVSHGALRISQISGFPYDYFSDPVLRIWEFKDKGEEGGKWCLEHQLYVNQMVSEKSPWLTKYVVKKYPFVMVLAFHPNDRDIMYLMIHFKVVSCNLRRKTLEVVRDLPDPHIFSNGKNVFNFVLPCWPTPIHSSPFL, encoded by the coding sequence ATGCTCATTCCTGAATTTGAGGGCATGTCAACGGAATTCAAGGTGTACATATTCTCATCTGACACAAGTAAATGGAGTGAGTCTCTGGTGTCGTGCCCTGAAGGATTTGAATTGGCTTCTTTTGCCTTCCCCGCTGTTCCTTATAATGGCTTGCTATTTTGGTGTAGTGAGGATGGCTCCCTTTTTGGGTTCGATCCTTACAACAGTGGATGCTATCGATTCATtcagaagcccctagaattgGACACTTCCTTCGATAATGGGCGCCTTGGAGTATCTCACGGTGCCTTGAGGATATCCCAGATTTCAGGCTTCCCTTACGACTACTTCTCTGATCCTGTTTTACGCATTTGGGAGTTCAAAGATAAAGGAGAGGAAGGAGGCAAATGGTGCTTAGAGCACCAGCTGTATGTTAATCAAATGGTTTCGGAAAAGTCCCCTTGGCTCACAAAATACGTTGTCAAGAAATATCCTTTTGTGATGGTCCTAGCCTTTCATCCAAATGACCGGGATATCATGTATTTGATGATTCATTTTAAGGTGGTATCATGCAACTTGCGCAGAAAAACACTGGAAGTGGTTCGCGATTTGCCGGATCCTCACATCTTTTCCAATGGCAAAAATGTCTTCAACTTTGTGCTCCCTTGTTGGCCAACTCCCATTCATTCTTCTCCCTTCCTATAA
- the LOC126724949 gene encoding putative F-box protein At3g23950 isoform X1, producing the protein MLWKDSTTPPLSSSMAPLLRSTIKQAQAEEREILSYPPIDLMMEMRKVKKHHRRSSSSSSSVISYYENSDVHKRRKRTATAIDDLPIDLVLEILHLLDLKSATRCKSVSKEWCSVITDPFFARCFVNYNNSRPIVDHWPFTLLLQCTNWRTKNGHLLLPLEEEPYFKSLPYIPPMYQEQRHNEFNIQASCHDLFLCSESAVVSDHNTPFFYYVINPITRQWTALPPLPHQYTASVVRRRPLIGFICNSCDILLHHHHHHQQLQLSFRVMLIPEFEGMSTEFKVYIFSSDTSKWSESLVSCPEGFELASFAFPAVPYNGLLFWCSEDGSLFGFDPYNSGCYRFIQKPLELDTSFDNGRLGVSHGALRISQISGFPYDYFSDPVLRIWEFKDKGEEGGKWCLEHQLYVNQMVSEKSPWLTKYVVKKYPFVMVLAFHPNDRDIMYLMIHFKVVSCNLRRKTLEVVRDLPDPHIFSNGKNVFNFVLPCWPTPIHSSPFL; encoded by the exons ATGCTCTGGAAGGACTCTACGACACCTCCATTATCTTCTTCGATGGCACCATTGCTCAGATCAACAA taaaGCAGGCGCAGgcagaagagagagaaatcctaTCCTATCCTCCGATTGATTTAATGATGGAGATGAGAAAGGTAAAAAAACATCATAGAAggagtagtagtagtagtagtagtgtAATCTCATACTACGAGAATTCGGATGTCCACAAGCGAAGAAAGAGGACGGCCACGGCTATTGATGATCTCCCAATAGATCTAGTGTTAGAAATATTGCATCTGCTGGATCTGAAATCCGCCACGCGATGCAAGTCTGTCTCAAAGGAATGGTGCTCTGTTATCACTGATCCTTTTTTTGCTAGATGCTTTGTTAACTACAACAACAGTCGGCCAATAGTGGATCATTGGCCCTTTACCTTGCTACTCCAGTGCACTAATTGGCGAACAAAGAATGGACATCTCCTCTTGCCATTGGAGGAGGAACCTTATTTTAAATCTCTGCCTTACATTCCACCAATGTATCAAGAACAACGCCACAATGAGTTCAACATTCAAGCTTCGTGTCATGACTTGTTCTTATGCTCTGAATCTGCAGTTGTTAGTGATCATAATACTCCCTTTTTTTACTATGTCATTAATCCAATTACTAGGCAATGGACTGCCCTTCCTCCACTTCCACATCAATACACCGCATCAGTAGTAAGGCGGCGGCCTCTGATTGGCTTCATATGTAACTCCTGTGAcattcttcttcatcatcatcatcatcatcagcagcTTCAGCTTAGTTTTAGAGTGATGCTCATTCCTGAATTTGAGGGCATGTCAACGGAATTCAAGGTGTACATATTCTCATCTGACACAAGTAAATGGAGTGAGTCTCTGGTGTCGTGCCCTGAAGGATTTGAATTGGCTTCTTTTGCCTTCCCCGCTGTTCCTTATAATGGCTTGCTATTTTGGTGTAGTGAGGATGGCTCCCTTTTTGGGTTCGATCCTTACAACAGTGGATGCTATCGATTCATtcagaagcccctagaattgGACACTTCCTTCGATAATGGGCGCCTTGGAGTATCTCACGGTGCCTTGAGGATATCCCAGATTTCAGGCTTCCCTTACGACTACTTCTCTGATCCTGTTTTACGCATTTGGGAGTTCAAAGATAAAGGAGAGGAAGGAGGCAAATGGTGCTTAGAGCACCAGCTGTATGTTAATCAAATGGTTTCGGAAAAGTCCCCTTGGCTCACAAAATACGTTGTCAAGAAATATCCTTTTGTGATGGTCCTAGCCTTTCATCCAAATGACCGGGATATCATGTATTTGATGATTCATTTTAAGGTGGTATCATGCAACTTGCGCAGAAAAACACTGGAAGTGGTTCGCGATTTGCCGGATCCTCACATCTTTTCCAATGGCAAAAATGTCTTCAACTTTGTGCTCCCTTGTTGGCCAACTCCCATTCATTCTTCTCCCTTCCTATAA
- the LOC126724949 gene encoding uncharacterized protein LOC126724949 isoform X12, whose protein sequence is MDALEQLHPIEVEVPQARSIGELFDSISYKMDLLSLECCRVILVQDQDIIFMLFLISSEGCEVAWRWLKFCSNEKADEIEAFFASCMHPSFTMSLKQSMEQIDSKRGGLTTKGESNLYKT, encoded by the exons GTCGAAGTACCCCAGGCTCGTTCAATAGGGGAATTATTTGATTCTATCAGCTACAAAATGGATCTTCTGTCACTCGAATGTTGCAGGGTTATCTTG GTTCAAGATCAAGATATTATTTTCATGCTTTTCTTGATAAGTTCAGAAGGCTGTGAGGTAGCATGGAGATGGTTGAAG TTCTGCAGTAATGAAAAGGCCGATGAGATAGAAGCATTTTTTGCCAGCTGTATGCATCCTTCTTTTACCATGAGTTTGAAGCAAAGTATGGAGCAAATCGACTCAAAGCGAGGTGGGTTGACAACAAAAGGCGAGAGCAATCTCTACAAGACCTAG
- the LOC126724949 gene encoding uncharacterized protein LOC126724949 isoform X11 has protein sequence MDALEQLHPIEVEVPQARSIGELFDSISYKMDLLSLECCRVILVQDQDIIFMLFLISSEGCEVAWRWLKFCSNEKADEIEAFFASCMHPSFTMSLKQSMEQIDSKRGGLTTKGESNLYKT, from the exons ATGGATGCATTGGAACAATTGCATCCTATTGAG GTCGAAGTACCCCAGGCTCGTTCAATAGGGGAATTATTTGATTCTATCAGCTACAAAATGGATCTTCTGTCACTCGAATGTTGCAGGGTTATCTTG GTTCAAGATCAAGATATTATTTTCATGCTTTTCTTGATAAGTTCAGAAGGCTGTGAGGTAGCATGGAGATGGTTGAAG TTCTGCAGTAATGAAAAGGCCGATGAGATAGAAGCATTTTTTGCCAGCTGTATGCATCCTTCTTTTACCATGAGTTTGAAGCAAAGTATGGAGCAAATCGACTCAAAGCGAGGTGGGTTGACAACAAAAGGCGAGAGCAATCTCTACAAGACCTAG
- the LOC126724949 gene encoding putative F-box protein At3g23950 isoform X2, with the protein MMEMRKVKKHHRRSSSSSSSVISYYENSDVHKRRKRTATAIDDLPIDLVLEILHLLDLKSATRCKSVSKEWCSVITDPFFARCFVNYNNSRPIVDHWPFTLLLQCTNWRTKNGHLLLPLEEEPYFKSLPYIPPMYQEQRHNEFNIQASCHDLFLCSESAVVSDHNTPFFYYVINPITRQWTALPPLPHQYTASVVRRRPLIGFICNSCDILLHHHHHHQQLQLSFRVMLIPEFEGMSTEFKVYIFSSDTSKWSESLVSCPEGFELASFAFPAVPYNGLLFWCSEDGSLFGFDPYNSGCYRFIQKPLELDTSFDNGRLGVSHGALRISQISGFPYDYFSDPVLRIWEFKDKGEEGGKWCLEHQLYVNQMVSEKSPWLTKYVVKKYPFVMVLAFHPNDRDIMYLMIHFKVVSCNLRRKTLEVVRDLPDPHIFSNGKNVFNFVLPCWPTPIHSSPFL; encoded by the coding sequence ATGATGGAGATGAGAAAGGTAAAAAAACATCATAGAAggagtagtagtagtagtagtagtgtAATCTCATACTACGAGAATTCGGATGTCCACAAGCGAAGAAAGAGGACGGCCACGGCTATTGATGATCTCCCAATAGATCTAGTGTTAGAAATATTGCATCTGCTGGATCTGAAATCCGCCACGCGATGCAAGTCTGTCTCAAAGGAATGGTGCTCTGTTATCACTGATCCTTTTTTTGCTAGATGCTTTGTTAACTACAACAACAGTCGGCCAATAGTGGATCATTGGCCCTTTACCTTGCTACTCCAGTGCACTAATTGGCGAACAAAGAATGGACATCTCCTCTTGCCATTGGAGGAGGAACCTTATTTTAAATCTCTGCCTTACATTCCACCAATGTATCAAGAACAACGCCACAATGAGTTCAACATTCAAGCTTCGTGTCATGACTTGTTCTTATGCTCTGAATCTGCAGTTGTTAGTGATCATAATACTCCCTTTTTTTACTATGTCATTAATCCAATTACTAGGCAATGGACTGCCCTTCCTCCACTTCCACATCAATACACCGCATCAGTAGTAAGGCGGCGGCCTCTGATTGGCTTCATATGTAACTCCTGTGAcattcttcttcatcatcatcatcatcatcagcagcTTCAGCTTAGTTTTAGAGTGATGCTCATTCCTGAATTTGAGGGCATGTCAACGGAATTCAAGGTGTACATATTCTCATCTGACACAAGTAAATGGAGTGAGTCTCTGGTGTCGTGCCCTGAAGGATTTGAATTGGCTTCTTTTGCCTTCCCCGCTGTTCCTTATAATGGCTTGCTATTTTGGTGTAGTGAGGATGGCTCCCTTTTTGGGTTCGATCCTTACAACAGTGGATGCTATCGATTCATtcagaagcccctagaattgGACACTTCCTTCGATAATGGGCGCCTTGGAGTATCTCACGGTGCCTTGAGGATATCCCAGATTTCAGGCTTCCCTTACGACTACTTCTCTGATCCTGTTTTACGCATTTGGGAGTTCAAAGATAAAGGAGAGGAAGGAGGCAAATGGTGCTTAGAGCACCAGCTGTATGTTAATCAAATGGTTTCGGAAAAGTCCCCTTGGCTCACAAAATACGTTGTCAAGAAATATCCTTTTGTGATGGTCCTAGCCTTTCATCCAAATGACCGGGATATCATGTATTTGATGATTCATTTTAAGGTGGTATCATGCAACTTGCGCAGAAAAACACTGGAAGTGGTTCGCGATTTGCCGGATCCTCACATCTTTTCCAATGGCAAAAATGTCTTCAACTTTGTGCTCCCTTGTTGGCCAACTCCCATTCATTCTTCTCCCTTCCTATAA